One window of the Rhodococcus sovatensis genome contains the following:
- a CDS encoding mycofactocin-coupled SDR family oxidoreductase codes for MDRLSGKVAFITGAARGQGRAHALRLASEGADLVLSDICGPVNASGIRAAEPEDLQETVREVAALGMGTRVLDRIVDVRDLDGLQSLADDAVAELGRLDVVIANAGILNWGEFVDITSQMWQDVIDVNLTGVFNTCKATVPHLIRQGEGGSVILISSVAGLKGQPLTTPYTAAKHGVVGIARGLANELAQYSIRVNTVHPAGVTTPMTDVPEFMELIGAHPLLGPTYMPSLPHTLMPPEDVSATIAYLASDDSRMVTGSALRVDMGTLNR; via the coding sequence CGACTGTCAGGGAAGGTCGCATTCATCACCGGCGCGGCTCGTGGTCAAGGTCGAGCACACGCTCTTCGGTTGGCGAGTGAGGGTGCAGACCTTGTCTTGTCCGATATCTGTGGACCGGTGAACGCGAGCGGAATCCGTGCCGCCGAGCCGGAGGACCTGCAGGAGACCGTTCGAGAAGTGGCGGCCCTGGGAATGGGCACTCGTGTTCTCGATCGAATCGTAGACGTCAGAGATCTCGATGGACTCCAATCGCTCGCGGACGACGCGGTGGCCGAACTCGGACGACTCGATGTGGTGATCGCGAACGCCGGCATCTTGAACTGGGGCGAGTTCGTCGATATAACGTCGCAGATGTGGCAGGACGTTATCGATGTCAATCTCACCGGGGTGTTCAATACGTGCAAAGCGACAGTGCCGCACCTCATCCGGCAGGGTGAAGGCGGTTCTGTCATTCTGATCAGCTCCGTCGCCGGACTCAAGGGCCAACCGCTGACGACGCCCTATACCGCGGCCAAGCACGGCGTTGTCGGTATCGCCCGCGGTCTGGCGAATGAGCTGGCGCAATACAGTATTCGAGTCAACACCGTGCACCCTGCCGGTGTCACCACCCCGATGACCGATGTCCCGGAATTCATGGAACTCATCGGTGCCCACCCGCTGCTCGGGCCGACATATATGCCCTCGCTACCGCACACCCTTATGCCGCCGGAGGATGTCTCGGCGACGATCGCGTATCTTGCAAGCGATGATTCGCGCATGGTCACCGGGTCTGCGCTCAGGGTGGACATGGGGACCCTGAACCGTTAG
- a CDS encoding MarR family transcriptional regulator: MSDQISRPDLEVVRPILTFVDLIAFSGNSDATRRRFRAATGISLSRMGIDTIDALTDGAHSVGALATVLDVDLTQVSRQIAALRAAGLVQKTRSVDDRRSVDIALTEYGLDALRSWNASYQEQMRQPLDTWQVEEVETFEEFLTTTVERLEPFLVRQGSSEPLLRDRATRIAVRTSPTRTAVDRCLDAIVALVDLVGRAHFDSALRSAGVPLTELEYLVLNDIHALAPTTVGQVTERLDRAQSAVSRAVLTLETDHLIRRTPDRDRRVRSLTSTEKGAKTIEHIRSSRLTDLVAVYADVPTPTFSRYAELTDTYLRELLVDADTAARRYL, translated from the coding sequence CCTCATTGCGTTTTCCGGGAACTCCGACGCCACCCGGCGCCGCTTTCGCGCAGCGACCGGCATTTCCCTGTCTCGGATGGGTATCGATACGATCGACGCGTTGACCGACGGCGCCCATTCCGTCGGCGCGCTGGCCACCGTGCTCGATGTCGACCTGACCCAGGTCAGTCGCCAGATCGCCGCGCTGCGTGCGGCCGGTCTGGTCCAAAAAACACGGTCGGTCGACGATCGACGTTCGGTGGATATCGCCCTGACAGAGTACGGACTCGACGCCCTCCGATCCTGGAACGCCTCGTATCAGGAGCAGATGAGGCAGCCTCTGGACACGTGGCAGGTCGAGGAGGTGGAGACTTTCGAGGAGTTCCTCACCACCACGGTCGAACGACTGGAGCCATTCCTCGTTCGGCAGGGTTCGTCCGAGCCGCTGCTTCGAGACCGAGCGACCCGCATCGCGGTTCGCACGTCGCCTACTCGCACCGCGGTGGACCGGTGCCTCGATGCGATCGTCGCGCTGGTCGATCTGGTCGGCCGAGCTCATTTCGATTCGGCACTTCGCTCGGCCGGAGTGCCGTTGACCGAGTTGGAATACCTGGTGCTCAACGATATTCACGCACTGGCTCCGACCACCGTCGGACAGGTCACCGAAAGGCTCGACCGCGCGCAATCGGCAGTGTCACGAGCGGTGCTCACACTCGAAACCGACCATCTCATTCGCCGCACGCCCGATCGTGATCGACGCGTGCGGTCGCTGACGAGCACCGAGAAAGGCGCAAAGACCATCGAGCACATCCGGTCGTCCCGACTGACCGACCTGGTGGCCGTATACGCCGATGTCCCCACTCCGACATTTTCTCGCTACGCCGAACTGACCGACACGTACCTACGGGAACTGCTGGTCGATGCGGACACTGCTGCGCGGCGGTACCTGTGA